One region of Thermococcus celericrescens genomic DNA includes:
- a CDS encoding HemK2/MTQ2 family protein methyltransferase: MPTYYGIELKLHPQVYEPAEDTFLLAENLAVREGDLALDVGTGTGLIALLMARKARSVLGVDINPLAVELAGENARINGIKNVEFRVSDLFERVEGKFDIITFNAPYLPGEPEEPIDLALVGGEGGREVLDRFIREVRDYLKPGGTVQIVQSSITGVEETLRRLEEVGLMGKIAARVHVFFEDIVLINATTQGGDV; the protein is encoded by the coding sequence ATGCCAACCTACTACGGCATCGAGCTCAAGCTCCACCCCCAGGTCTACGAGCCGGCGGAGGACACGTTCCTTCTGGCGGAGAACCTCGCGGTCAGGGAAGGCGACCTGGCCCTCGACGTCGGCACCGGAACGGGGCTTATAGCACTCCTGATGGCGAGAAAAGCCCGCTCCGTTCTGGGAGTGGACATCAACCCACTGGCCGTTGAGCTGGCGGGGGAGAACGCGAGGATAAACGGCATCAAAAACGTCGAGTTTCGCGTGAGCGACCTGTTTGAGAGGGTTGAGGGGAAATTTGACATCATAACCTTCAACGCCCCCTACCTGCCCGGAGAGCCGGAGGAGCCGATAGACCTGGCGCTGGTTGGCGGCGAGGGCGGAAGGGAAGTCCTCGACCGGTTCATTCGGGAGGTGCGGGATTACCTCAAACCCGGCGGAACCGTCCAGATAGTCCAGAGCTCGATAACCGGGGTGGAAGAAACGCTGAGAAGGCTGGAAGAAGTTGGTTTGATGGGAAAAATAGCGGCTAGGGTGCACGTCTTTTTTGAAGACATAGTGCTGATAAACGCCACTACGCAAGGCGGTGACGTTTGA
- a CDS encoding 30S ribosomal protein S27ae, whose translation MAKGKKTSQKWKLYEVQGGKVKRKGKFCPRCGPGVFMAEHKDRWSCGRCGYTEWKRK comes from the coding sequence ATGGCTAAGGGAAAGAAGACCAGCCAGAAGTGGAAGCTCTACGAGGTTCAGGGTGGAAAGGTCAAGAGGAAGGGCAAGTTCTGCCCGCGCTGCGGTCCGGGCGTCTTCATGGCCGAGCACAAGGACCGCTGGAGCTGCGGCCGCTGCGGCTACACCGAGTGGAAGAGGAAGTGA
- a CDS encoding 30S ribosomal protein S24e: MEIKVTEIRENKLLGRKEIYFDVIHEGEATPSRADVKGKLVAMLDLNPETVVLQYIRSYFGSRVSRGYAKAYESRERMLYIEPEYILVRDGLIQKEEE, translated from the coding sequence ATGGAGATTAAGGTTACCGAGATAAGGGAGAACAAGCTCCTCGGAAGGAAGGAGATATACTTCGATGTCATCCACGAGGGAGAGGCCACCCCGAGCAGGGCCGACGTCAAGGGCAAGCTCGTTGCCATGCTCGACCTCAATCCGGAGACCGTGGTTCTCCAGTACATAAGGAGCTACTTCGGTAGTCGCGTCAGCAGGGGCTACGCCAAGGCCTACGAGAGCAGGGAGAGGATGCTCTACATCGAGCCGGAATACATCCTCGTTAGGGACGGCCTCATTCAGAAGGAGGAGGAGTGA
- a CDS encoding GTP-dependent dephospho-CoA kinase, with protein MRFVLTPELRRELKDPLGELIRGEIPEPYIRLKGELERARRVVTVGDVVTENVLKLGIRPSIAIYDHRTKRHEYNPDIETGSVVMTVQNPAGTITKALLNAIRKGFGLAARGRRVYIKVYGEEDLAAIPAVLYAPEGTLVLYGQPDEGVVLIKVTPECKLKCGKLMSKMEVIHDGD; from the coding sequence ATGAGGTTCGTACTCACCCCCGAGCTTAGAAGGGAACTCAAAGACCCCCTCGGAGAGCTCATCCGGGGGGAGATCCCCGAGCCGTACATCAGGCTTAAGGGTGAGCTTGAGAGGGCCAGGCGCGTCGTTACGGTAGGCGACGTCGTCACGGAAAACGTCCTCAAGCTCGGGATAAGGCCGAGCATAGCCATATACGACCACAGAACCAAAAGACACGAGTACAACCCGGATATCGAGACGGGTTCGGTCGTGATGACCGTCCAGAACCCGGCCGGAACCATAACGAAAGCTTTATTAAACGCAATCAGAAAGGGCTTTGGACTGGCCGCGAGGGGCAGGCGTGTTTACATAAAGGTGTACGGAGAGGAGGACCTGGCGGCGATTCCCGCCGTGCTCTACGCCCCTGAGGGCACTCTCGTGCTCTACGGCCAGCCGGACGAGGGAGTAGTGCTTATAAAGGTAACCCCCGAATGCAAGCTCAAGTGTGGAAAGCTCATGTCGAAGATGGAGGTGATTCACGATGGAGATTAA
- the spt4 gene encoding transcription elongation factor subunit Spt4 codes for MAKERACRHCHYITTEERCPVCGSRDLSDEWFDLVIITDPEKSMIAQKLGVKVPGKYAIRVR; via the coding sequence ATGGCGAAGGAGCGCGCCTGCAGGCACTGCCACTACATAACCACGGAGGAGCGCTGCCCGGTCTGCGGCAGCAGGGATCTGAGCGACGAGTGGTTCGACCTGGTGATAATCACCGACCCCGAGAAGAGCATGATCGCCCAGAAGCTGGGGGTTAAAGTCCCCGGCAAATACGCCATAAGGGTCAGATGA
- a CDS encoding DNA-directed RNA polymerase — protein MYKLLKIKDVVRIPPRMFTMDPKEAAKIVLREAYEGIYDRDEGVVLAVMDVEDIGQGVIVPGDGATYHEVVFNVLVWKPEMHEVVEGEVIDVAPYGAFIRIGPMDGLVHISQLMDDYVVFDEKNKQFIGKETNRILKLGDEAKARIIAISVKSRVIRENKIGLTMRQPGLGKRDWVEKEKRREAEE, from the coding sequence ATGTACAAGCTCCTCAAGATTAAGGACGTCGTTAGGATTCCGCCCAGGATGTTCACTATGGATCCCAAGGAGGCCGCCAAGATAGTCCTTCGTGAGGCCTACGAAGGGATCTACGACCGCGACGAGGGCGTTGTTCTAGCGGTCATGGACGTTGAGGACATCGGGCAGGGGGTTATCGTCCCCGGTGACGGGGCAACCTACCACGAGGTCGTCTTCAACGTCCTCGTCTGGAAGCCTGAGATGCACGAGGTCGTGGAGGGCGAGGTCATCGATGTTGCCCCATACGGTGCCTTCATCAGGATAGGCCCGATGGACGGTCTCGTCCACATCAGCCAGCTCATGGACGACTACGTCGTCTTCGACGAGAAGAACAAGCAGTTCATCGGTAAGGAGACCAACAGGATCCTCAAGCTCGGCGACGAGGCGAAGGCGAGGATAATAGCCATAAGCGTCAAGAGCCGCGTTATCAGGGAGAACAAGATAGGCCTCACCATGCGCCAGCCAGGCCTCGGAAAGAGGGACTGGGTGGAAAAGGAAAAGCGCAGGGAGGCTGAGGAGTAA
- a CDS encoding inorganic diphosphatase, translating to MNPFHELEPGPEVPEVVYALIEIPKGSRNKYELDKKTGLIKLDRVLYSPFFYPVDYGIIPQTWYDDGDPFDIMVIMREPVYPLTLIEARPIGIMKMEDSGDKDWKVLAVPVEDPYFDDWKDIDDVPKAFLDEVAHFFQRYKELQGKVTQIEGWGNAEEAKREILRAIELYKEKFGKKE from the coding sequence ATGAACCCGTTCCACGAGCTTGAGCCCGGACCGGAGGTTCCAGAGGTCGTTTACGCTCTCATAGAGATTCCGAAGGGAAGCAGGAACAAGTACGAGCTCGACAAGAAGACCGGCCTTATAAAGCTCGATAGAGTGCTCTACAGCCCGTTCTTCTACCCGGTCGACTACGGAATAATCCCGCAGACCTGGTACGACGACGGCGACCCCTTCGACATCATGGTCATCATGCGCGAGCCAGTTTACCCGCTCACCCTCATAGAGGCGAGACCGATAGGCATAATGAAGATGGAGGACAGCGGCGACAAGGACTGGAAGGTCCTCGCCGTCCCCGTTGAGGACCCGTACTTCGACGACTGGAAGGACATAGACGACGTCCCGAAGGCCTTCCTCGATGAGGTTGCCCACTTCTTCCAGAGGTACAAGGAGCTCCAGGGCAAGGTCACCCAGATAGAGGGCTGGGGCAACGCCGAGGAGGCCAAGAGGGAGATCCTCCGCGCCATCGAGCTCTACAAGGAGAAGTTCGGCAAGAAGGAGTGA
- a CDS encoding DUF5305 family protein produces MLFIVFGFYSVKLMSASPYIVTTHKIGTYREEGTLKHEAYLEPNDLYGYRLTMDNYPIPLVDRFLLTYTYRSQPPLSEGSYHIVVKAEYYVNKGSEEIVLWEEPLFDERGNLTDGGFTAEYVLDMKGFENTSKRISSELGVKRLKNRITIETTVTGTGSVGGREIRENFDHTVELVRDSTAELYYFTDTSKAEKRALTETVRTEKDASVLGITSALGTAQTVTTVLALLMLIPLLGYVYTSRAPKDELAKIRPYVVKGAPGPVEKVVELKTPKDLETTFELIDKPILHYIEGDEEVYAIIDNGVSYEYRKLLPGEGKEAN; encoded by the coding sequence GTGCTCTTCATAGTTTTCGGATTTTATTCCGTGAAGCTCATGAGCGCAAGCCCGTACATAGTCACCACGCATAAGATAGGAACGTATCGGGAAGAGGGAACGCTGAAACACGAGGCCTACCTCGAACCCAACGATCTCTACGGGTACAGATTGACAATGGACAACTACCCGATACCGCTGGTCGATCGGTTCCTGCTGACGTACACCTACAGATCACAGCCGCCCCTGAGCGAGGGGTCGTACCATATCGTTGTGAAGGCTGAGTACTACGTGAACAAAGGCAGCGAGGAGATAGTCCTCTGGGAGGAACCGCTCTTCGACGAGAGAGGAAACCTGACGGACGGCGGATTCACCGCGGAGTACGTTCTGGACATGAAGGGCTTCGAGAACACGAGCAAAAGGATCTCCAGCGAACTCGGTGTGAAGAGGCTGAAGAACAGGATAACCATTGAGACCACAGTGACGGGCACCGGAAGCGTCGGCGGCAGGGAGATAAGGGAGAACTTCGACCACACCGTCGAACTCGTTAGGGACTCAACGGCAGAGCTTTACTACTTCACGGACACCAGCAAGGCAGAGAAGAGAGCGCTCACCGAGACAGTAAGGACGGAGAAGGATGCAAGCGTTCTTGGCATAACAAGTGCCCTTGGAACGGCCCAGACCGTCACCACGGTACTGGCACTGCTGATGCTGATACCCCTGCTCGGCTACGTTTACACATCAAGGGCTCCTAAAGACGAGCTGGCGAAGATAAGGCCCTACGTGGTCAAAGGCGCTCCAGGCCCCGTTGAGAAGGTCGTTGAGCTTAAGACCCCCAAAGACCTGGAGACAACCTTTGAGCTCATAGATAAGCCAATCCTGCACTACATAGAGGGAGACGAGGAAGTCTACGCAATAATCGACAATGGGGTGTCATACGAGTACAGAAAGCTCCTGCCAGGGGAAGGGAAGGAGGCCAACTGA
- a CDS encoding COG1470 family protein — translation MRGIIAVLITIALASLVIVSSSGTFVSFEATREVKVQVVPHEQEYLGFDCEDGYAAVIEVNKNSELDFDALTIRNYLNDRKDVTITLYPDYSGLPAGVTMFIETEDGASRTLASEEEYTFFGNVTVGDVGPGEYIVPVDMYATWNGGDASISTCPIKLIIKGGPTIEKELLSGPLEIPTHTYAEWTFRITVTNPGEEQTLTIKDVIPGEFEIGSIDPSAGTYTVTQTGAAHHITWEVHLGAGESAHMNVTIYTKLNPAGKQEFTSCGDYILNEGAELVEYGITSESITVHATCEGDGDCDLCIMNRWISGARHLPRDTPANYHTRIVVKNRGDERDLVVTQYIGSQFTLTNYIPTRGTVSTEVMPNGETRVTWTLHLAHNEVAKLNLYEHTDGIHTNSHKYVMLVSTPCVAGCECHGCAKYVHVYPCGCHGSGDGPEVPDVYEVAEIESDCCTEACEG, via the coding sequence ATGAGGGGAATTATTGCAGTACTGATAACAATCGCACTGGCATCACTGGTTATCGTCAGCTCAAGCGGGACTTTTGTAAGCTTCGAGGCCACCAGAGAGGTCAAAGTCCAGGTGGTACCACACGAACAGGAGTATCTCGGCTTTGACTGCGAAGACGGCTACGCGGCGGTCATTGAGGTCAATAAAAATTCGGAGCTTGACTTCGATGCACTGACCATTAGAAACTATCTCAACGACAGGAAGGACGTCACGATTACGCTATATCCAGACTATTCGGGACTCCCCGCGGGGGTCACGATGTTCATAGAAACTGAGGATGGTGCGTCGAGAACTCTGGCATCCGAAGAGGAGTACACGTTCTTCGGAAACGTAACCGTGGGGGACGTGGGACCTGGGGAGTACATCGTCCCGGTTGATATGTACGCAACATGGAACGGCGGGGACGCATCGATATCCACCTGCCCCATAAAGCTGATCATCAAGGGAGGACCCACGATAGAGAAGGAGCTCCTGAGCGGACCGCTTGAGATTCCAACCCACACGTACGCGGAGTGGACATTCAGAATCACAGTGACGAACCCAGGAGAGGAGCAGACGCTTACGATAAAGGACGTGATCCCGGGGGAGTTCGAGATAGGGTCGATAGATCCAAGCGCCGGAACGTACACGGTAACACAGACCGGGGCGGCGCACCACATCACCTGGGAGGTCCACCTTGGGGCGGGTGAGAGCGCCCACATGAACGTGACGATATACACCAAACTCAACCCAGCGGGCAAGCAGGAGTTCACGTCCTGCGGAGACTACATCCTGAACGAGGGGGCCGAGCTGGTGGAATACGGCATCACGAGTGAGAGCATAACCGTCCACGCGACCTGTGAGGGGGACGGAGACTGCGACCTGTGCATAATGAACCGCTGGATCAGCGGGGCTAGACACCTCCCCAGGGATACTCCCGCAAACTACCACACCAGAATCGTAGTAAAGAACCGGGGAGACGAGAGGGACCTAGTCGTAACACAGTACATTGGCTCCCAGTTCACCCTCACAAACTACATACCAACGAGAGGTACCGTCTCAACAGAAGTCATGCCAAATGGAGAGACGCGCGTTACCTGGACACTCCACCTGGCCCACAATGAGGTTGCCAAGCTCAACCTCTACGAACATACGGATGGGATCCACACCAACTCACACAAGTACGTTATGCTGGTCAGCACCCCCTGCGTTGCCGGCTGTGAGTGTCATGGCTGCGCCAAGTACGTTCACGTCTACCCGTGCGGTTGCCATGGTAGCGGGGATGGTCCGGAGGTGCCCGACGTCTATGAAGTGGCTGAAATCGAATCTGACTGTTGCACGGAGGCATGTGAAGGATGA
- a CDS encoding signal peptidase I: protein MNTLVEYAILAVLGILVIGSLAGALLDRPVFVSYAYSGSMTPTIDKGDLFFINPLARNPDIGDVIVFKMGSTWTVHRVVAITEDGYITKGDNNVASDQQSRNIPPIKKDQIGGTVIAPGGHVITVPKVGNYIESGLSDRGKILLGAILIVAGILAFGGGEAVRRGKRKRFFTVKFRTLFMLASVFLLLMVAVSIFVSWEVIPVEYSVTSAGGAREGWYHPGEEFQTEITVKNNNMYPMRYYISAPEPVTKISSEDFSLPRGGEKDFTVTIVAPQQTAMYSTKIRVNAYPPLLPGSVMDALYEVHPMAPLLAILAVVSAFLGTMYILSGIGNEDVVRIRRKRHSKHRGISEVFKV, encoded by the coding sequence ATGAATACCCTCGTGGAGTACGCGATCCTCGCGGTTCTCGGAATACTGGTCATAGGTTCTCTTGCCGGGGCCCTCCTTGACAGGCCAGTTTTTGTATCCTACGCTTACTCGGGGAGTATGACACCCACCATAGACAAGGGCGACCTGTTCTTCATCAATCCCCTCGCGAGAAATCCCGACATCGGGGATGTTATAGTGTTCAAGATGGGAAGCACGTGGACCGTCCACAGGGTAGTCGCAATAACCGAAGACGGATACATAACGAAGGGCGACAACAACGTGGCCAGCGACCAGCAGAGCCGCAACATACCCCCAATAAAGAAGGACCAGATCGGGGGGACCGTGATAGCCCCCGGCGGCCACGTGATAACCGTGCCTAAGGTCGGCAACTACATCGAGAGCGGTCTCTCGGACAGGGGCAAAATACTCCTGGGGGCCATTCTGATAGTCGCCGGAATACTAGCCTTCGGGGGCGGTGAGGCGGTGAGGAGAGGGAAGAGAAAGAGGTTCTTCACCGTGAAGTTCAGAACGCTCTTCATGCTCGCCTCGGTGTTCCTGCTGCTGATGGTGGCCGTATCCATCTTTGTCTCGTGGGAGGTCATACCGGTAGAGTACTCCGTAACCTCAGCCGGCGGGGCAAGGGAGGGCTGGTATCATCCGGGGGAAGAGTTCCAGACCGAAATTACAGTGAAGAACAACAACATGTACCCCATGAGGTACTACATCTCCGCCCCAGAGCCGGTCACAAAAATCTCGAGTGAGGATTTCAGTCTTCCCAGGGGCGGTGAAAAAGACTTCACTGTCACCATTGTGGCACCTCAGCAAACGGCCATGTACTCCACCAAGATTCGGGTAAACGCATATCCCCCCCTACTTCCGGGATCCGTGATGGACGCCCTCTACGAGGTGCACCCGATGGCACCCCTACTGGCGATCCTGGCCGTAGTTTCAGCGTTCCTCGGAACGATGTACATACTCTCTGGGATAGGGAACGAAGATGTTGTTAGAATCAGGAGGAAGAGGCATTCAAAACACAGGGGAATATCGGAGGTGTTTAAGGTATGA
- a CDS encoding DUF1102 domain-containing protein, giving the protein MGTKTEIIAGIGIMIILIIGVAGFHSSGPITVVYATQDGEEFSVDSPIPPYSYLDNGILVVDISPDSPFYPGDGDGLSVNSTYVFDGVFMITNNQSETGYETICVRISSDSSNLGFFEGAFGGSWADIIEVTLGADESAEIGMMVNTTGLQLGDYLSEITIEAWGGSCG; this is encoded by the coding sequence ATGGGGACAAAGACAGAGATCATTGCAGGCATTGGAATCATGATAATTCTGATCATAGGCGTCGCGGGATTCCATTCCTCCGGCCCGATTACGGTAGTTTACGCGACCCAGGATGGGGAAGAGTTCTCTGTGGACTCCCCCATCCCCCCGTATTCATATCTGGATAACGGAATTCTCGTCGTTGATATATCACCTGACAGCCCGTTCTATCCGGGCGATGGAGACGGATTGAGCGTTAACAGCACCTACGTTTTTGATGGGGTTTTCATGATAACGAACAACCAGAGTGAAACCGGTTACGAAACCATATGCGTGAGGATAAGTTCGGACTCCTCGAACCTGGGATTCTTTGAGGGCGCATTCGGCGGAAGCTGGGCGGACATCATTGAGGTCACCCTCGGGGCGGACGAGAGCGCCGAGATAGGCATGATGGTGAACACCACCGGGCTTCAGCTCGGGGATTACCTGAGTGAAATAACCATAGAGGCCTGGGGAGGAAGCTGCGGATGA
- a CDS encoding DUF1102 domain-containing protein yields the protein MKKIIGLFVLIAGLLIAVTASSANFAYFEADRNVHIQIVPDDNELIDLRPIQPYAYINDNGMLVIDLSHNNPNWQEGFGEGVSPNSTYVFEEVFGVSNDLWEQMPICMEITYSGGDEVTFFEGDYVPGQTVGTSSLTLTVMPGDVVRIGMIINTTGISAPDSLDGQIQFYAEAGECES from the coding sequence ATGAAAAAGATAATCGGACTTTTCGTCCTTATAGCAGGACTACTGATAGCGGTCACCGCCAGCAGTGCCAACTTCGCTTACTTTGAGGCAGACAGGAACGTTCATATCCAGATCGTCCCTGACGACAACGAGCTCATTGACCTGAGGCCAATCCAGCCCTACGCCTACATCAACGACAACGGAATGCTCGTCATAGACCTCAGCCACAACAACCCCAACTGGCAGGAAGGATTCGGTGAGGGCGTCAGCCCGAACAGCACCTACGTGTTCGAGGAAGTATTCGGCGTGAGCAACGACCTCTGGGAGCAGATGCCTATATGCATGGAGATCACCTACAGTGGAGGCGACGAGGTTACGTTCTTTGAGGGCGACTACGTGCCCGGCCAGACCGTCGGCACCAGCAGCCTTACCCTAACCGTTATGCCCGGCGATGTCGTCAGGATCGGAATGATCATCAACACCACCGGAATCAGCGCGCCCGACTCACTGGACGGCCAGATACAGTTCTACGCCGAGGCCGGCGAGTGCGAGAGCTGA
- a CDS encoding DUF1102 domain-containing protein → MTCRQVTVSRDANFDIREENTMKKILALGMLGLMIAAAFALGTSATFRDYRVQRSSHIAVVPDDTELIDLTPVQPYAYINDGGQLVIDFSENNPNWPGHDDPNWAEYQGELEGYIGKGIGLSPQSRYNFDHVFNVSNHLWENKVIVVEIISSDPGRVSFYDPEENMYSTYGNAIPYNSDTAVGDVCFYLEPGEALGVGMELAAGNTLGSYDVTITVKAWPADDAPIDCGGGR, encoded by the coding sequence GTGACGTGCCGTCAAGTGACGGTGTCGAGGGATGCCAACTTTGATATTCGGGAGGAAAACACCATGAAGAAAATTTTGGCCCTCGGTATGCTGGGGCTGATGATCGCGGCGGCCTTTGCTTTGGGCACGAGCGCGACCTTCAGGGACTACCGCGTCCAGAGGAGCTCACACATTGCCGTCGTTCCTGACGACACCGAGCTCATTGACCTGACGCCGGTTCAGCCCTACGCCTACATCAACGATGGGGGGCAACTTGTTATTGACTTCTCAGAGAACAACCCGAACTGGCCCGGGCACGATGACCCGAACTGGGCAGAGTACCAGGGAGAACTTGAGGGATACATAGGCAAGGGAATCGGCCTGAGCCCACAGAGCAGGTACAACTTCGACCACGTTTTCAACGTGAGCAACCACCTTTGGGAGAACAAGGTTATAGTCGTCGAGATCATATCCTCGGATCCCGGCAGGGTCTCATTCTACGACCCTGAGGAGAACATGTACAGCACGTATGGCAACGCCATCCCGTACAACTCAGACACCGCAGTTGGGGACGTTTGCTTCTACCTTGAGCCCGGAGAGGCCCTCGGTGTTGGCATGGAGCTAGCGGCAGGAAACACCCTGGGCAGCTACGACGTGACCATAACCGTTAAGGCCTGGCCGGCTGACGACGCACCCATTGACTGCGGAGGGGGCAGGTGA
- a CDS encoding DUF7344 domain-containing protein has translation MGATTAILGNDRRMLMIEFLQEKDGHAELRDIVEYIAEKEGDTDRRHRKSVYVSLMQTHIPKLEREGVIAFNHGVVTLLKIPDDVTVYMEVVNKHDISWSAFYMGTSLIFIAAGWYLENLPLLLAAIVYLAISVVHHRKISRLI, from the coding sequence ATGGGGGCAACGACTGCAATACTCGGGAACGACAGACGGATGCTCATGATAGAGTTCCTACAGGAGAAGGACGGTCATGCGGAACTGCGGGACATAGTCGAGTATATAGCCGAAAAAGAAGGCGACACCGATAGAAGGCACAGGAAAAGCGTGTACGTCAGCCTGATGCAGACCCACATCCCGAAACTGGAGAGGGAGGGGGTTATAGCGTTCAACCACGGTGTCGTTACGCTCCTGAAAATACCGGACGATGTTACCGTTTACATGGAAGTGGTGAACAAACACGACATCAGCTGGAGTGCCTTCTACATGGGTACCTCGCTGATATTCATAGCCGCAGGGTGGTATCTGGAAAACCTGCCCCTGCTCCTCGCAGCCATCGTGTACCTGGCCATTAGCGTGGTGCATCACAGGAAGATAAGCAGGCTGATTTAG